One window from the genome of Osmerus eperlanus chromosome 3, fOsmEpe2.1, whole genome shotgun sequence encodes:
- the LOC134017021 gene encoding olfactory receptor 1D2-like: MDNTSTLFTLSGLDMTIHYRATLFSLTLMCYCVIIMVNFALILTIFLDENLHEPMYIFLCNLCISGLFGTSGFYPKFLLDLQSHSHVISYAGCLIQAFVIYSSACIDFSILAVMAYDRYVAICRPLQYHSVMTKQWVTQLVFYPWLSTCCFFTTAFTLTSTLRLCGSHIDRLYCDNWSIVKLSCTSTIPNNIIGYIIIVFYFGHFIFIVCSYVYLIRSSLKSIERKAKFMQTCMPHFLSLFNVTVALLFDVLYTRYGSRDLPLSLQNFLAIEFLVVPPILNPLIYGLKLTQVQNRILRLCTKVKTNKMSLM, translated from the coding sequence ATGGATAACACATCCACTTTATTTACTCTTTCTGGATTGGATATGACAATACACTACAGAGCaacactcttctctctcactctaatgTGTTACTGTGTGATTATTATGGTAAATTTTGCTCTCATTTTGACTATATTCCTGGATGAAAACCTCCATGAGCCCATGTACATCTTCCTGTGTAACTTGTGCATCAGTGGCCTGTTTGGGACTTCAGGATTCTACCCCAAGTTCCTTCTGGATCTGCAGTCTCATTCTCATGTGATTTCTTATGCAGGATGTCTCATTCAAGCTTTTGTAATATATTCTTCTGCCTGTATTGACTTTTCAATTCTAGCAGTGATGGCTTATGACAGGTATGTTGCAATATGTAGACCACTGCAATATCATTCTGTTATGACTAAGCAGTGGGTCACTCAGTTAGTCTTTTATCCCTGGCTCTCTACATGCTGTTTTTTCACTACTGCTTTTACATTAACCAGTACATTGAGGTTGTGTGGATCCCATATAGATAGACTTTACTGTGATAACTGGTCTATTGTTAAATTATCTTGCACTTCAACCATTCCAAACAATATCATTGGATACATAATCATAGTCTTCtattttggtcattttatttTCATTGTGTGTTCATATGTATATCTGATCAGATCAAGTTTAAAGTCTATTGAAAGAAAGGCAAAGTTCATGCAGACCTGTATGCCACATTTTCTGTCATTATTTAATGTAACCGTTGCTTTGCTTTTTGATGTATTATATACTCGATATGGTTCAAGAGATTTGCCACTAAGTCTTCAGAACTTTTTGGCAATAGAATTTCTTGTTGTCCCACCAATTCTTAACCCCTTAATTTATGGCCTTAAATTGACTCAGGTTCAAAACAGAATACTTAGATTATGTACGAaagttaaaacaaataaaatgtctttaatgtaa